The DNA segment ATTTTAAATTAACTCTTCTTCTATCTACATTCATAGATGGATACAATCCATACAACATTACACCAGCTCTTACCATATCAAGATTATATTCTGGTAAATCAATTATTGCAGCACTATTAGATACATGCTTGATTGGAATACTTAACCCCTTTTTTTCTAATTCATCTGTTATATATTTAAATCTTTCAAATTGTAATTTTGTAAATCTTTTATTTTCTTCATCAGCACAAGCAAAATGAGTAAATATTCCTTCTATTTCTACATTAGGTAATTTGGATATCTTTAGTATTTCCTCAACAGATTTTGCATTAGATTCAAATCCTAATCTTCTCATTCCAGTATCTATTTTTATATGTATTTTTGAAATTTTATTTTGTTCTACTGCATCACTTGATAATAGTTCTGCTTGATTAAATGAGTATACAGTACTTATAATATTATATTTTAGTAAATACTCATTTTGTGAATTTGGAGTATAACCTAATATTAATATAGGTGTGTCATCTATTCCTGAATTTCTTAATTCTATAGCTTCAGACAATGTAGCTACAGCAAGCCTATCTGCACCATTTTTTAAAAAAACTTTAGATACTTCTGCTGCATCATGACCATATCCATTAGCCTTTACAACAGCTGTTATCAAAGTATTTTTTTTAACTATGTTTTTTACCTCATTCATATTATGAGCTAAATTATCTAAGTTTATCTCTACCCATGTAGGTCT comes from the Senegalia massiliensis genome and includes:
- the alr gene encoding alanine racemase, with protein sequence MVDLNDTRPTWVEINLDNLAHNMNEVKNIVKKNTLITAVVKANGYGHDAAEVSKVFLKNGADRLAVATLSEAIELRNSGIDDTPILILGYTPNSQNEYLLKYNIISTVYSFNQAELLSSDAVEQNKISKIHIKIDTGMRRLGFESNAKSVEEILKISKLPNVEIEGIFTHFACADEENKRFTKLQFERFKYITDELEKKGLSIPIKHVSNSAAIIDLPEYNLDMVRAGVMLYGLYPSMNVDRRRVNLKSAMSLKTKISYIKHVEKGEGISYGHTYVTGKPVRIGTLPIGYADGFTRILSNDIEVTLKGKKVNVVGRICMDQTMIDLSEIIDVKLGDIVTIFSGEEKNTNSIDDIARKLKTINYEVVCMIAKRVPRVFVKDDNFIKVKDYNLHNMSI